The following nucleotide sequence is from Hylaeus volcanicus isolate JK05 chromosome 3, UHH_iyHylVolc1.0_haploid, whole genome shotgun sequence.
aattttaaatttcctcagaatttcgatacgtacctgGTATTCCTGgtgccacctcctcgcatATTAtattctcctgataccaaaatgtaaaatttcctgagaatttcgatacgtaccatgTATTCCTCGgtgccacctcctcgcatattatattcttctgatacaaaaattataaatttcctgagaatttcgatacgtaccatgTATTcttcgtgccacctcttcgcatatcatgttctcctgataccaaaatgttaAATTCAAGCTAGAATTGGATACGTACCAGagattcctcgtgccacctcttcgcatatcacaTTCTCttgataccaaaatgtaaaattcaagcTAGAATTTGATACGTACCAAAGATGTACCCCTGTTATGCGGTAACGTATGTTAGCAGTCTTGTCGGTACGGTTGCCATCTCGTAGGCACAAGAGTGCCCCTTTTATGCGGGAACCTAGGTTTCTCTTTTTGTCGGTCTAGTTGTCTGCTCGTAGGCGcaacgtgccacctcttcacatatcatgttctcctgatacaaagGTAAGTTTTGAACCagaataacattattttcggAAACATAGTTTGTCACCTGCAATCACTTGCTccttgaaatatattatttttatatataaagctaaagtttacatataaattttaaacttgatTTTATTGTAGAATGTATCCAAACcttatttaacattaaaatttgtaacattataagtaaatatatattaatatgaaaaataaataacataatcatgtgtttttttcatttaactatCTAGTAGTTTACTTACTCTCCGCTGGTGACACCAGTTTACCTCGTGCGCACATGATATTGTAGATGTATTGTTCGATTAccttaaattttgattaaatatttgaataaaataaaatgtcatcAACTAGGATAATGACAGTATTGCGTACTGCTCACTGTAAAAGTTAGTACATACTAAATTGTCGATTAAATATATCGTTTTTTGTAGTACgtcatattttaaatgtaaaatatattcctatAGTCCATCATGTTTcacttattatatttatattaatgttaagtttattttttttttaagagcaaaaacgttttattttttgacatTGCAGATGTGGCTACTACTGTCAATGGATTTCATTCATCTGCTGCAACATATTTGAATCAATATTGGAGAAAGATGTAaggttatattttataaaaagtaaaaaatagaataaaaaattgcatatCACGAAATGATTATAGGAAGGGTTTATCACCCAATCCCAATAAAAATGGTCCACTGGTTAATTTACCGGATTACTCGTTCAGAGATAATAGACCTGTTCCATACGGCCAGAACCAATTTAAACGTTTCCAGAAACAGCAAGAACATGCGGTACAttttttacatgtaaaatgttttctttaaaattcacattGTATTtatgttaacaaaatattctatttacaGAAAAGAATTGTACAGCTTGTTGGTGAAATTGATTATGCAGTAGAGAAACACGCTAAGATGATAAAACAGCGAGAGGAAACAGTACAAAAGATTTTAAATAGCAAATTAAAACCCAAAGGACAGGaattagttaataaataatatttcttaagcTTTGatatatctataaaatataataataaaatttattgaataatgatacttaactatttatttttcttttaaaatgcttaattatacatatacatatacatatacatttattttattgaggCTGATAATCTATGGGATACTGTATGAGGCGTGGGaagttttctctttcttcgatTGCAATATCATCTAATCTGACCGGAACTATCTGCAACTGTTTGATTTGGTTACTAACATTTTCTAACATCTCTTTGGGTACATTCTCATCAGGAAAAATATGCAATCTTTGCATAGTATGTCGTCGTTGAAGATTTTTGTCTAGCGCGCTGTAAACAGCTTTATTCATAATCTGtgaaaacgtaaaaaatataGTAGATGTATTGTTCTTATATAATGAAATGTACAAGTAAGATTTACCATGGTTGGGTCTCTCTTGTGTAATTCCCATGCAAGCGTCCAAGTTGCACCTCCATGGTATGTGGTATGATGAAAGTACACACGTTTTTTCCATTCATCCCCACGTAATGCAATATATTTGCTATTTATTACTATAACATGGTCACCGCACTcatctataaaaaaattatattaaagtgTTATAACTACGAAAATCTCTAAACCCATACCAAAAAATGCTACAAAGACAAGCGATTAAAAACAAGtgattttaataatgaatgtGTATATTCAATTATACTTACTCAATGGATGATATATGGGTTTGTATAAGCCTTTGAGGTaggattttaataattctgcaCTCTTAAATGGATCTTGCCATTTTGCATCATAAAGATGCCAGATACGTGCAAAAGTGCCCCATTGctgcaaatgaaattcattattaataatagtgGTGAAATATTTGGGTAAtgtaaaaaataccaaaactAATTTAATTCGGTCAAGTTAtactgatttattttataagtaaGGAATGTTCATTCATgggagaaaataaaacaatgtaaaatataacagAGACAAATGAtatcatattatataattagcCAAACCTGTCCTTTACGAAGGAGAGACATAATGATTTATattaaggaattaatttcaaccagaaaataataatgcagAAGACTTCAAATCATGCTAGTCATTCTACTTTGTAGGTTAAGTTAGATTAAGTTCTAAagttgtatacaaaattcgGAAATGTTCTGGGAATTTTTAATGCTGATTACACCGGACGCTAAATCATTGGATACATTCCACTATGTTCTACTGAGCAACTAGGGGGTCCAAGCCATGAACATTAGGACAGTGCAGAGAtaggcaaaaccctagacttcgaataaatctgaagtttgccgatatgtttgtctcttttccttatttggaaaatgttctaaaGAGGAAAGGAGATAGACATATCAGGAGATAGACTGTcccagtgatgggcaaaactgtagacttcgaataaatctgaagtttgccgatatgtctatctcctttcctctttagaacattttccaaataaggaaaagagacaaacatatcggcaaacttcagatttatttgaagtctagggttttgcccatctctgacaTAGGAATATGCAGGAATATGTCCGTAGAGAAGGTCCGTTCACCAGTTTGGGCAAAactctaggcttcgaataaatctgaagtttggtGATTTGTTTGTcttgtttcctcttttgaacattttacaaacttcagatttattcgaagtctagggtaTTGCCCATCTCTGTCGTTCACCACTGGTGAATCTAGTGGTTTCTAGTAATATGGATCATGATCAGTGATCATCATCAGTGATCAGTTGTCTACGTCCAGTTGTAGGCGGCGCTACAAAAGGGTTTCAATTGGTTTAACCATTTACATACGTGAGACTAGACCCCTTGTTGCTCTGTGCCTAGCGATTGAGATGTATTTTCGGTAAATAATATCATGCTGACAACAAAATGTGTTTTAAGAGTGTATGAAGAGTGTCATGTTCAATTTAATGTTAAGGATTTTCCATGATTACATAATTTGGTAAGTcgaattctatttctataGTACTAAGTGTAAATATAACCTTGTAATGACTCGCATGAATTTTCCATATTGAGAtttggaatttaaataataattctgatattataaacaagaagcagacaatttaattttgaagtattattctttattatatttcacatgAGACTTATGTATTTTGATACTTATTAGTATCTACTATTTGTAGATACTTATGAGTCTAATTAGTAACATAAATTAGTGAAGAAACTGAACTATCAGCAGTAAATAGTGAACTAACTATGTTTGTGTGTTACTGgttaactttatattttttgaaatattgataatatattaatatactttttatttttatttccattcaattactttaattatatatatttggaatgattttatgttacaatgtgattaatgttaatattttggaCATTTATGTGTGGTGATTAGTTACTTTGTCGACAAATGTCGATTGGTAGTATAAGGTTTATCATTAAGCACAATATAGGAAGTATACTAGTACTGTATTTCAGCAATTGGTATTgatgaacttatttttattgactGAATaagtgataaaaatatttatttacacctCTTAAAGAATAACTTACATAAAAGTGCAATAAATATAGGAATtgagaatatattatattatctgGATAATAAATCTGTTACTTATTTGAAATAAGTACAAATACtataatatcattaatttaGTATGTTAAATATAGTGGCAGGATACATGTAGATTGGTGCTATGATAATGAAAAGATGAACGAACTATATGAATTACGTaggaatatatatatgtatatatacccTTTATATCagtgaagaaaataattgagtgatTTGTGGAAAAGACAATTTCTAAATTAGGAAAATTATGAACAGTGTGAAAAGCATATACGCCTTTGTGAAATAAGTTTCAAACTGATTCTGCGAGACACGTCTTGCTTCTTTCTGGAGGTTCTTCTAGAAGGTTGAGAAAGTGTCACAAAACAGAGATCAAAAACGTTTACCAACTTCCATGGTCTTTTGATACTATAATCTTCTGCACCATAACTTCTTCAACCTTGTTCCTGGACAAGATACAGTCTTGTTGAACACAAACACATATTTTTGGAATAGAATCCGTAATtgatatttgcaattttgcgaattgtttaaatattgattttatatgGTATTTTATTGATCACTTCATTGCTACttgtagtattttattattgtatatatagatTGATTTCATGGTTGCATTCATgatttgagaaataaatactatttagcATTGGTAACTTCATTACCTGTCttacatttataaagaatacaaTGTTTCAAATAGATTTTGTCACGATATGTTCaagttttgtatattatatatgtagtatgaaacagaaaaatgatttaaactgagaaatttgtttgtttgcatTGCACAAATagtattaatgtaaaaatatataagataaagtattatatattgaGTAAATGAAGATCTTTGCATTTAAAAGTTGAACTCGATTAATAAcctgaattttatattctttgaaatactgagaattatacatatatgttcaTTAAGATGAAACACAAGTGATTTTGCTTTTGCGATTTCAGTTCAGGCCCAGATTGTATtcaatatgtattaaaaagattgtttatttgaataataatcatttttcagttatatacagaaacaaaaattttattttggacaTCTTTATTGAAACAATACTTGCCACAAATTGAAATTGGTCTTGAAGctcaaaaaatttaaaaataaaatagctcggtttagtttttaatttaaaaggtGTAAATTTATGTGGTTATCAGAATaatgcataaataaaattttacaacaaaatttcttgGGATTCGTCCATTATAAATAAGtgagaaaatgtaatattttacaaacaattattagttatattctttatttgcagttactttattattgtttttttgttataaataatgcattcgagtattaatgtaaatattaaccaGAAGGTAATATGCAGGAATAATACGTGCATGCACAAACGTATTGGCAAACACCGGTGAACTTGTCACAGTGAAGGGCAGACGTGCGCCCGAGAGAATAGCACGCACTTGTACACGCACAGATATTAGTGCACTCTATAGATAAGAAtcgtatacatacatttacataGGTAGTACCACCTTTAACGGATCGATAATTTCCAAATCGTAACAgcagaaaatttatatttttgtattgttgATCATTATTACAAttcgatttatattatttaaaaaaaatctagcAACACAAATTTGAATTCTGGATCACCCTATCGACAGCATACTCCCTTTTGTAGAGAGTATATACTCtgtttttaacgaataatcagtttgaattttcctacgcaattaaatgaataattacacATAATTGCGTAATCACAATAtggatgaaaacaaaaaaacgcGTGTGAAATACGtacaattattgtatttcataTCTCGTCAATTCTGAAATATCTTACCATCTCGTGTTTTTATACGATAATTTGTAGTagtttattatctattattttatttatcagcCGCGATATGATATTAACTTATCCGTACTCGATAATCCCTGCGTGAATCATAAAAGTGTACagtgtttatttcttttttgaatcgatattttttataattcaaaatttattaatcgaatttGTTAGTGTTCCCtatcttatatttttccatcctttctatataaatgaacaaaaattacattaaaaaaaagaaacctacGTGAAACTAATGAAAATGCCTACATACCaactaaatgaaaataatataacaaagaagtattttaaaaaagaaagagcaaagacaatatttattatttattttctgataaaaagtagaattttaatagaataaaataatattgaagaTATAATATTTGATTGAATGCTCacaactaaataaatttgattatataAAGGGAAAACCTTAGCAAATACAATGacaatatacattatattgcATGCTGTgtaaagttttcttttctacttATGTTAAATATTGTGTAGTGATTACCTCACAAATAAAATCTATcgtattgtataaataaactatgGATCTTAGTTGAAGTATGTAACAAGTATATAGCTTGTTTAAATGCTGTAAAACCAAAAGTTAACAAGATGATAGAATTTTCTAGTTTTGTCTTTGCCTATCAAGTAATAatacaagaattttcttttattcaattGTTTCTTATTACTCATGACATAGGCTGgtacaaatattattcccaatgttaaattattaaacacaTCAGTTTTTGTTAAGTTTGTTCAGATCAATATCATATTCTATGTATTTATCTTTGTTCAAACATGTTATACAATTACAGtcttattatacatttacgaTAAACCTAAAGTCAAAAGTGTGAAATGGGGTTTCTTAATAagagtatttgtatttaaaaaaaaaatgtatacacgtcaaattgagtaacctcctccttttcaaagtcggttaaattccTATATTCATTGCATTCCTATAATTCATTAACTTTGtttgtattcataaatattaaaagtgaaatctTTAATCCTATTTGTATCAGATCCACTACTTTACTTAATTCACAGTTTTTATTGCATTGTAATGACAACATACCCTGTAAGTAAATATTAGAGAGAATATATGAAGCTGacacaaagtaaaataaacattgcttTACGTAGAAAGATGTCTGTAGActacaagaaatatttactattataagaagaaattatacCTTCTCAATGAACACAATTCTATGACAAGTAGGAAccaaattattaacaatttttaaaatgataattttgtattattgagatttaaggaaataaataaattttggaagcctgtttcattattttcatacatacacTATGATTATTCAAACTTAGGAATAAAATCTCTTGTGTGCAACCTTTATTATACACTTTCGACTTCTTTTTTCCACAGAGAAACTATATAAAATGCTCATGCAAGACTCAGTCtggtaaaaatgaagtaaatttGTCAGGCATCTGCTGGGTAATATgcattaggtgtagaaattaattccttgcctttacattcaataatttcaaaagttcCTATGTATGGACTGCAgtgaccatcaggttgagacttaggttatgtatatagatacattacaataaaaatcaatttgaagATTTAGAATGTTGGTACCTTAATATACCGAAATGCCAAGTAAATATATCTGTTTAAAccagagttataaataatataatacagtcacagaattaatttctacacctaatatttacataacgCGTTATACAAGGGTCGCCGCAATATTTTCACCGCGTAATACGAGGTTTATTGCCTACTCTTTATACCTATGCCTCGAGTAACGACCATTTAAAGGAACATGTACATAagtacatttgtttatttattatgtaaactACACCGTTATACGGTATGCATATAGtaacaagaaatatttgcaTACATTAGACGCATAAGTACTAAAGTAATTGGTCCATTAAGCAAGTGTTTTTCGAGACACTTGATTGTTAAGTTcccaaatataaattatactgGAACAATTCGGTTTTCTAATCATCCCAGATTACGAACAATTACGATTATCATTCGCCCATAAGAATAGTAGCGGCAATGATAATTTAGCATCGCAACTCATTATCCTGTACTACTTACTATTCGTTTCTAAAATGTGAAAGGGTCTTTTCGTAAGTACAACTGTGAATTGGAACTCGATGAGCGCATCAGCAGCACCGTACTCTCCAAATCCGGGGGAGTAGCGCCGCTCGCCGGAATAGCCCACCAGCAGAGCGGTACTCGCTCTGCCCGTTCTGTGCGCCAACGAAATATCTTCGTCTAGACTGAAATATTCTTCGGGCACCGAACCTAAAAAGTAAGTATCCGACTCTCTCATCACCTCCAACAGGATACATTTCACATTCCAGCCGTCTATTCGTTCTAACGTccgaaaaaaatattggtttgTATTCGATTTTCTCGGTCCTTTGCATTTTACGTTTTACGATCTTTTGTATCTATCTCTCTAtcgttaaattacattatatatacatgcgtattcgtatgtatatatgtatatacacgaCATTAACGATACATGTACGCAAATATATACGCGTTATATGCacttatatatatgtatttccatgtacatacgtatgtatatatacatgtatacatacgcgtatatatatacatttgcGTACATGTGCATATCATATTACAGTATATACCATCTATCCGTACATTCCTGTAGACAATACGTAGGCACGTAAATCTcccatatatatgtatacgtgcattaattttttacgtatGTATGCGTATACGAATTTCGCACAACACATCGGAGAAATTCTGTTCGACGTGTgcttgtacaatatttttagtttgGACATTAATACACGTGTAACGTGGTAGCATATGCATGCTCGTGCatgtgtataaaattatctgtggaaaacaaaattccgtTTTATTGTAACCATTTACTCTATTCTCGTTCACTAGCCTGGTTGTCGTTGAAACGTTCTCGCGAAAGATTTTTTGGCGAGTAGTAGAATTTTTCTGTCACTGGGGGGATTCTCTTATTTTGTGTGTTATTTCTCTTTGTGGAGGAACTGCGATGGTAATTGTGTATTTGTAATAGAACGCGCGACATCGATCGGACCGATTTCCGTTTCGGAGTTCCGCGTATATTTACGATATTTGATTAGAACGAATTGTTTCATGGTGTTTGTTAGTGCGCGTGTCGACCATTCATAATGCATTCGAgtatcgaatattattttgcgACAAGTTGTAGTGTTGGGTAAGCAGATTTTagattttgacatttttttcctGATGTGTTCAGAGTGAAAATAAGTTCTAGACACATCTCTGCATTTATGACAATGCATATTATTTGTCTAgacatataaaattaaagagcAGTGCACAATGTAAATACCGCTTTGTTAACAATTATTGCTATTTTTGCTAAGctttatatttcattagtAGCAAACGAATCATTttctaaatgtattttaaagtgCAGTGCAAAACACAGGATAATAAAGCGATAGTTTAagttgttaaaaatagttttgtgACAATTGTGTatccattttctttctttgctgCAACAATGATACAACCTCAAATTATTGTATGTTGTTGATATGGAAAGGATGATAAATGAGAATTCGTAGCATCGATTAATGATATCGTGATGCTTCTGTCTTGCTCAAATTTGGtattttactataatattCCTACAAAATTATGACGActcaaaatatttcagttcATTTTTCAGAATCTCATCATTTTGGAGTCATTGTTGCAGGAAATGAACAATATGCTGTTACTAGGAAGTAGCTTTGTAGGAAGATATATTGAGGTCAGTTTcatagtaaattaattattcaatagaattttcgggtttgttatttttcacagaagaaaaattatgaatatgttaaaagtacaaaacaattttgataaaactatacaataaattcgagctatttttgaaagatttccttttggtttcttttttggGCAATTTTACTGTCGATTCAAGATAACCTTTTAATgaccaattttaattaaaaagaaaccactaaaagtattattttattctgctaTATATTATATGCTTTTTCTTTTGATAACTCCTGTACTTCcattaatatgtttatatatttacaagtgATCCATAGTTTGTGAATCATTAATCTAAAGTTTGCCTAAAggtataaattcttataatataatagatcTTAGTTAATTAGGATATATTAGGACCAAAACAATTCGACCTGATTAACATGTTGACTGTCATGTCGGTCACTGGTGACTGACATTTTAAACTTGTAATATACTTTTAGAATGCCCACAACTAATTAAGTTTAATGCTCGCAAATTTTGAAATCAAGTTATCATTAGATATGCCATGAAATAACAATGACtctaaatttctatttttaatactatagTTTAAGCAAATTTCAAGGACACCCCTAGATATGGAGAAATTGTGTTGCAGTCAACACATTGCTGCTGCTCCATTTATGTTCACCCCAGATCTCCAAATCTTAGACAGAATATAATAGGAAATAGTCTCCTACCTATAGAGgttataaatcaaattatgCAGCAAGGAAGATCTTAATAAGCAGCTACCTACTAGTAAAAACTTATACTGTCAAAATTCAACTAAAGACCAATAAAATGGAAcaattctaaaagaaaaataatttgtaaatcaatGATTAATTTGAGTAAATTACTGTTTTCTTATATTGTGAACTTACACTCCAACTTACTTCCTATTTTGCACAATCACATAATTACACCAAGCAGGACTACTATCTTCAGTCCTGATTAAATGGTATTATG
It contains:
- the LOC128873305 gene encoding 39S ribosomal protein L52, mitochondrial: MSSTRIMTVLRTAHCKNVATTVNGFHSSAATYLNQYWRKMKGLSPNPNKNGPLVNLPDYSFRDNRPVPYGQNQFKRFQKQQEHAKRIVQLVGEIDYAVEKHAKMIKQREETVQKILNSKLKPKGQELVNK
- the LOC128873304 gene encoding 39S ribosomal protein L13, mitochondrial — its product is MSLLRKGQQWGTFARIWHLYDAKWQDPFKSAELLKSYLKGLYKPIYHPLNECGDHVIVINSKYIALRGDEWKKRVYFHHTTYHGGATWTLAWELHKRDPTMIMNKAVYSALDKNLQRRHTMQRLHIFPDENVPKEMLENVSNQIKQLQIVPVRLDDIAIEERENFPRLIQYPIDYQPQ